The following proteins are co-located in the Perca fluviatilis chromosome 22, GENO_Pfluv_1.0, whole genome shotgun sequence genome:
- the kif9 gene encoding kinesin-like protein KIF9 — protein MKAHSSRVGVFVRIRPTAHFSQDHIECLPDGQTVNIHHRKDSRKPQDSTKNQLSSWSFRLAGILQNVSQEELYARVCRRVVLGALDGYNGTLMCFGQTGAGKTYTMTGSTESYKQRGIIPRALQEVFQEMDKRTEYTFSVHLSYLEIYNETLVDLLSSLQGSPQLSPRGMVVVEEPGRGVFIRGLSLHPVHSEEEALNLLFEGEMNRIIGSHALNRSSSRSHCIFTVHIESHSRTLSVAKYVTSKLNLVDLAGSERLGKTWSEGQMLKEAMYINKSLSFLEQAILALADRRRDHVPFRQSKLTHALKDSLGGNCNTVLVANIYGEAAQIEETLSTLRFASRMMCVRTNPAVNEHMDPAAQIKKLQKDLHMLKEELSFYNTLVNRPRIMYEPLSEAQLAEIHSQVQRYLKGSLEEISIISIRQVQAVFAQFKLAVQEQEQKVKAQLCQTFNLMEKDQSANTAAIKEWDTRDSTEDVEALRSSSTKANTKMSRDKQSQSKRQGEGSPVSRKRLESASKSKLNSVQMPEREQESQEPDTESQDSQESKPPGNEPFNPDSTPSKAEAFEDFKVGRGSKINRILKENKAVLLERCSLLRQLTEEVNAVKREIDCITATIQQHETRGGQGHYMVMEGEPVLQEPDGTSLMQLRELKAVYRQRYEVLCGVKAEVNYCQHLVDQCRVRLLSEFENWYKKSFLVPEEELDITIDRTLEQGEDNQRLLPDSPESFYNARYRMLKRRTALSFTPVQRNSSARSGQRRLPPILPGHSQGTPTSCKLRTDQP, from the exons ATGAAGGCTCACAGCAGTAGAGTCGGAGTGTTTGTCCGAATCAGACCAACGGCACACTTCTCTCAAGACCACATTGAATGTCTTCCTGACGGACAG ACAGTGAACATCCATCACAGAAAAGACTCAAGGAAGCCCCAGGACTCCACGAAAAATCAGCTGAGTTCCTGGTCATTCCGGCTGGCAGGCATCCTGCAGAATGTATCCCAGGAGGAGTTGTACGCCAGAGTGTGTAGGCGGGTGGTACTGGGAGCACTGGATGGCTATAATG gtACTTTAATGTGTTTTGGGCAGACAGGTGCAGGAAAGACTTACACCATGACAGGATCCACTGAATCGTACAAGCAAAGAGGCATCATTCCTCGGGCCCTTCAGGAG gtGTTTCAGGAGATGGACAAAAGGACTGAGTATACCTTCTCTGTGCACCTGTCCTACCTGGAGATCTACAATGAGACCCTGGTGGACCTGCTGTCATCGCTGCAAGGTTCACCACAACTGTCTCCTCGTGgcatggtggtggtggaggagcCAGGCAGAGGGGTGTTCATCAGGGGTCTGTCTCTTCACCCTGTCCACAGCGAGGAGGAGGCTCTCAACCTGCTGTTTGAG GGTGAGATGAATCGAATTATTGGATCTCATGCCTTGAACAGAAGCTCCTCCAGGTCCCACTGTATCTTCACTGTGCATATAGAG TCTCACTCACGGACTTTGTCTGTTGCCAAGTATGTCACTTCCAAGCTCAATCTGGTGGATTTGGCCGGGTCAGAGAGGCTGGGAAAGACCTGG TCAGAGGGTCAGATGTTAAAAGAAGCCATGTACATCAACAAGTCGTTGTCTTTCCTGGAACAGGCCATCCTGGCTCTGGCAGACCGTCGCAGAGACCATGTTCCTTTCAGACAGAGTAAACTCACTCATGCCCTCAAGGACTCACTGG GAGGGAACTGCAACACTGTGCTTGTGGCCAACATCTATGGTGAGGCTGCACAGATAGAAGAAACA CTCTCTACACTGCGTTTTGCCAGCAGAATGATGTGCGTCAGGACAAACCCTGCTGTTAATGAACACATGGATCCAGCA GCTCAGATCAAGAAACTTCAGAAGGATTTACACATGCTGAAAGAGGAACTGTCCTTCTACAATACATTG GTGAACCGTCCGAGAATTATGTACGAGCCGTTGTCTGAAGCCCAGCTGGCTGAGATCCACAGCCAGGTTCAGAGGTACCTAAAGGGAAGCCTGGAGGAAATCAGT ATCATAAGTATCAGGCAGGTCCAAGCAGTGTTTGCCCAGTTCAAGCTAGCTGTGCA GGAACAGGAACAGAAGGTGAAGGCACAGCTTTGCCAGACATTCAACTTAATGGAGAAAGACCAAAGTGCTAACACAGCTGCTATCAAG GAGTGGGATACCAGAGACAGCACTGAGGATGTGGAGGCACTTCGCTCAAGTTCGACCAAAGCCAACACTAAAATGTCTAGGGACAAACAGAG CCAAAgcaagagacagggagaggggaGTCCAGTTTCAAGGAAGCGTTTGGAGAGTGCCTCCAAATCAAAGCTGAATTCTGTCCAGATGCCTGAGAGGGAACAGGAATCACAAGAACCAGACACAGAGAGCCAGGACTCGCAGGAATCAAAACCGCCTGGCAATGAACCCTTTAACCCTGA ctctactccaTCCAAAGCAGAAGCCTTTGAGGATTTTAAAGTGGGACGAGGCAGCAAGATCAACCGCATCCTTAAGGAGAACAAGGCTGTGTTGCTGGAACGCTGCAGTCTTCTTCGACAGCTCACTGAGGAGGTCAATGCTGTCAAGAGAGAGATCGACTGCATCACAGCAACCATACAGCAGCATGAGACGAGAGGAGGTCAAG GTCACTATATGGTTATGGAGGGGGAGCCAGTGCTGCAGGAACCAGATGGCACTTCATTGATGCAGCTCAGAGAGCTGAAGGCCGTGTACCGGCAGAGATATGAAGTTCTATGTGGCGTCAAGGCAGAGGTCAACTACTGTCAACACCTTGTGGATCAGTGCAGGGTGCGCCTGCTCTCTG AATTTGAGAACTGGTATAAGAAGTCTTTCCTGGTGCCTGAAGAGGAGCTGGACATAACCATAGATAGGACCCTTGAACAA GGGGAGGATAACCAGCGGCTTCTTCCTGACAGCCCCGAGTCCTTCTACAACGCCCGCTACAGAATGCTGAAAAGG AGGACGGCACTGTCCTTTACTCCAGTGCAGAGGAACTCGTCTGCAAGGTCTGGACAGAGAAGACTTCCTCCTATTCTACCG GGACACTCTCAGGGGACCCCTACGAGCTGCAAGCTGAGGACCGACCAACCATGA